The following are from one region of the Pseudodesulfovibrio piezophilus C1TLV30 genome:
- the sqr gene encoding type III sulfide quinone reductase, selenoprotein subtype — MKKLVILGAGAGGTMVATKMREKLDPKEWKITVIDRDWKHHYQAGWLFVPFGIYSLEDCEKPKADFLHGVDFVQDTIVNVDPEKKLVTCQGGKYDYDWIVVATGCRIMPDEIDGMLDDWRGDIHDFYTPDGAMALFKKWKYMKEGRIVLNIAEMPIKCPVAPLEFVYLADWFFTVNGVRENIEIDLVTPLTGAFTKPVAAEILGRVCEEKNINVIPNFTIDNVNVGKKVIEDVMGEEVPYDLLVAIPPNFGAQCLMDSEITDPMGYMATDKHTLKSSQFENMYIIGDATNCPTSKAGSVAHYEADIVVDNMLREMDGEEARPEFDGHSTCFIVSGYEKAYLIDFNYDVEPLPGKYPFPGLGPFALLGENHQNYWGKMMFKWAYFNLMLKGHELPLESQMFMAGKMRHVAGK, encoded by the coding sequence ATGAAAAAACTGGTTATTCTCGGCGCTGGCGCCGGCGGAACCATGGTCGCGACCAAGATGCGCGAGAAACTGGATCCGAAGGAATGGAAAATCACTGTCATCGACCGTGACTGGAAGCATCACTACCAGGCAGGTTGGCTGTTCGTTCCCTTCGGTATCTACAGCCTGGAAGACTGCGAAAAACCCAAGGCCGATTTCCTGCACGGCGTCGATTTTGTCCAGGACACCATCGTCAATGTCGATCCCGAGAAGAAGCTCGTCACCTGCCAGGGCGGCAAGTACGATTACGACTGGATTGTCGTGGCAACTGGCTGTCGCATCATGCCCGACGAAATCGACGGTATGCTCGATGATTGGCGCGGCGATATCCATGACTTCTATACCCCTGACGGAGCCATGGCCCTGTTCAAGAAATGGAAGTACATGAAAGAAGGCCGCATTGTTCTGAACATTGCCGAAATGCCCATCAAGTGCCCTGTGGCACCTTTGGAATTTGTCTACCTGGCCGACTGGTTCTTTACCGTCAACGGTGTGCGCGAAAACATCGAGATCGACCTGGTCACCCCGCTGACCGGAGCCTTCACCAAGCCTGTGGCCGCCGAGATTCTGGGCCGCGTTTGTGAAGAAAAGAATATCAACGTCATCCCGAACTTCACCATCGACAACGTCAATGTCGGCAAGAAAGTCATCGAGGACGTCATGGGAGAAGAAGTACCCTACGACCTGCTCGTCGCCATTCCGCCGAACTTCGGCGCCCAGTGCCTGATGGACTCCGAGATCACTGATCCCATGGGATACATGGCAACAGACAAGCACACCCTGAAGTCCTCCCAGTTCGAAAACATGTACATCATCGGTGACGCAACCAACTGCCCGACATCCAAAGCCGGTTCCGTCGCTCACTACGAAGCCGACATCGTCGTGGACAACATGCTTCGTGAGATGGACGGCGAAGAAGCCCGTCCCGAATTCGACGGTCACTCCACCTGTTTCATCGTTTCCGGTTACGAAAAAGCCTACCTCATCGACTTCAACTACGATGTCGAGCCGCTGCCGGGTAAATACCCATTCCCCGGTCTCGGACCCTTTGCCCTGCTCGGTGAGAACCACCAGAACTACTGGGGCAAGATGATGTTCAAGTGGGCCTATTTCAACCTGATGCTGAAAGGTCACGAGCTGCCGCTGGAATCCCAGATGTTCATGGCTGGTAAGATGCGCCACGTGGCCGGAAAATAA
- a CDS encoding hybrid sensor histidine kinase/response regulator produces MTEAPLYAASHPFSVLLVDDEEDIRELLGMLLNDLGYTVQTAKNGQAALELFRTVQTTERPDIILTDIKMPGMDGIELLRTIKAEAPEIEVIMISGHGDMQLAIESLKFQAADFITKPIDDDILAIALNKVTEKLSLRRQIKEHTENLERLVEEKSARVVELERQTAAEQIVDGLSSAMSIISDDVDDSGVFNELPCFISIHSSDLKVITANGLYEQRFGDRTGESSRSIYTSHTGQGSCPAYEAVATRLGGRSTATLMGLDGAEIPAVVYTAPITGNDGKVSLVLEVAVDVSEVNRLQTALTATQHKYERLFDQVPCYITVQDQNMRIVEANARFREDFGFDRGPNCHHAYKNLNDVCDGCPVQKTFSDGLPHQRETVVTSKNGTQIDILVWTAPLRNEHGEIEHVLEVSTNISKVRALQNQLTSLGMMLGSMSHGVKGLLTAIDGGIYRVESGLSKNDMDRVDKGWKVVKHRIGHMKKMVMDILYYAKSRELELSRTTLGDYATDLADLIAPKAADHDISFVRRFSQPTVTFEADVAALSSALVNFLENAMDACVFDRSTTRHCVTFTVSADSKTVHFEITDNGIGMDRETRENMFTLFFSSKGANGTGIGLFISNQVIARHNGTIDVDSSVGKGTHFHIRIPMTQAGCENCMESVTG; encoded by the coding sequence ATGACTGAAGCTCCGCTCTATGCTGCCTCACACCCGTTTTCGGTCTTGCTCGTTGATGACGAGGAAGATATCCGCGAACTGCTTGGCATGCTCCTCAACGACCTCGGCTACACCGTTCAAACGGCGAAAAATGGTCAAGCTGCTCTCGAACTTTTCCGAACGGTCCAGACCACGGAAAGGCCGGATATCATCCTGACGGATATCAAGATGCCCGGCATGGACGGCATCGAACTCCTTCGCACCATCAAGGCTGAAGCACCCGAAATCGAAGTGATCATGATCTCCGGTCATGGTGACATGCAACTCGCCATCGAATCCCTCAAATTTCAAGCCGCTGACTTCATCACCAAACCTATTGACGACGACATTCTGGCTATTGCCCTGAACAAAGTGACGGAAAAGCTCTCTCTACGCCGCCAGATCAAGGAACATACAGAAAATCTCGAACGACTTGTCGAGGAAAAGTCCGCGCGCGTTGTGGAACTGGAACGTCAGACCGCGGCCGAACAGATTGTGGACGGATTATCCAGTGCCATGTCCATCATTTCCGATGACGTGGATGACTCCGGTGTTTTCAATGAGCTTCCCTGTTTCATTTCCATCCACTCCTCGGACCTCAAAGTCATCACAGCCAATGGTTTGTATGAACAACGCTTTGGCGACAGAACAGGCGAATCCAGCCGGTCCATATACACCTCTCATACAGGTCAGGGCAGTTGTCCTGCTTATGAAGCTGTCGCCACCCGCCTCGGCGGACGAAGCACAGCCACGCTCATGGGACTCGATGGCGCGGAAATTCCAGCCGTTGTTTATACCGCTCCCATTACCGGGAATGATGGCAAAGTCTCTTTGGTCCTGGAGGTGGCCGTGGATGTTTCCGAAGTCAATCGCCTCCAAACGGCTTTGACCGCTACCCAGCATAAATACGAACGCCTTTTTGATCAGGTCCCGTGCTACATAACAGTCCAGGATCAAAATATGCGCATTGTCGAAGCCAATGCCCGCTTTCGTGAAGACTTCGGTTTTGACCGCGGTCCCAATTGCCACCATGCTTACAAGAATCTCAACGACGTGTGCGACGGATGCCCCGTGCAAAAGACTTTTTCCGACGGTCTCCCCCATCAACGGGAAACAGTGGTGACATCCAAAAACGGCACACAGATCGATATCCTGGTCTGGACAGCGCCCCTTCGCAATGAGCATGGGGAAATCGAACACGTCCTCGAAGTCTCGACCAATATTTCCAAAGTCCGGGCCTTGCAGAACCAATTAACCAGCCTCGGCATGATGCTTGGCTCCATGTCTCACGGCGTCAAAGGATTGCTGACTGCCATAGACGGTGGCATCTATCGAGTCGAATCCGGCCTCAGCAAAAACGACATGGATCGCGTGGACAAAGGATGGAAGGTCGTCAAACACCGCATAGGCCATATGAAAAAAATGGTCATGGATATCCTCTATTACGCCAAATCGCGCGAATTGGAATTGTCCCGGACGACACTGGGAGACTATGCCACGGATCTTGCGGACCTGATCGCGCCCAAAGCCGCAGACCATGACATTTCGTTTGTCCGTCGCTTTTCCCAGCCAACAGTCACATTCGAAGCTGACGTCGCTGCCCTTTCATCCGCATTGGTCAATTTCCTGGAGAATGCCATGGATGCCTGCGTCTTCGACCGCTCCACCACCCGACACTGTGTCACCTTCACCGTTTCCGCAGATTCCAAAACAGTCCACTTCGAAATCACTGACAACGGCATAGGCATGGATCGCGAGACCCGCGAAAACATGTTTACCCTGTTCTTTTCCTCCAAGGGCGCAAACGGCACCGGTATAGGACTGTTCATATCAAATCAGGTCATCGCCAGGCACAACGGGACCATTGATGTGGACTCCAGCGTGGGCAAAGGGACACATTTTCACATCCGCATTCCAATGACTCAAGCGGGCTGTGAGAACTGTATGGAGAGCGTGACCGGCTGA
- a CDS encoding response regulator, producing the protein MTKKILIIDDDPAIVEFLEDLLQDAGFATVTAFNGGEGLDKLTSESPDLITLDMDMPEKGGVLFYATLRKDEATRDIPVVIVSGVGPRPPAVGKDVPVITKPIDTDALMACITTQLG; encoded by the coding sequence ATGACCAAGAAAATCCTGATTATCGATGATGATCCCGCTATCGTGGAGTTCCTGGAAGACCTTCTTCAAGACGCCGGTTTTGCCACGGTCACAGCCTTCAACGGCGGCGAAGGGCTGGATAAGCTCACCTCTGAATCACCCGACCTTATCACCCTGGATATGGATATGCCTGAAAAGGGAGGTGTCCTCTTCTATGCGACCCTGCGCAAGGACGAAGCCACCAGGGATATCCCGGTCGTGATCGTCAGCGGCGTCGGCCCGCGTCCTCCGGCTGTCGGCAAAGATGTCCCCGTCATCACCAAGCCCATTGATACCGATGCACTGATGGCCTGCATAACCACTCAGCTCGGCTAA
- a CDS encoding DUF1641 domain-containing protein codes for MSNEAIMERLDKIEENIAFLTERAKATEELKNDLTPIMHDGFKVLMSEFGSIEHGFQLEDLTEFIKKMMVSMKNMTYMLDKMEDIIDLWKTIAPLLQHSVPQLIEYMDTLEQKGVFDTYRAMIEIRAKVAETYGVENIRNMGDSFVFLVGMLEKLGDPKVRMMIEGAANAFSELDLTTVKPTGPLGMVGGMASKDAKRGLGIMLEMTKTLGKIGLEVPKVDALANQKAAAKAAAK; via the coding sequence ATGAGTAATGAAGCAATAATGGAACGCCTCGACAAGATCGAGGAAAATATCGCCTTCCTGACGGAACGGGCGAAAGCGACCGAAGAACTCAAGAATGACCTGACGCCGATCATGCATGACGGTTTCAAGGTTCTCATGAGCGAATTCGGAAGCATCGAGCATGGCTTCCAGCTTGAAGATCTCACCGAGTTCATCAAGAAGATGATGGTCAGCATGAAAAACATGACCTACATGCTCGACAAGATGGAAGACATCATCGACCTGTGGAAGACCATTGCTCCGCTGCTGCAGCACTCCGTGCCCCAGCTCATCGAGTACATGGATACCCTGGAGCAGAAAGGCGTCTTTGACACCTACCGCGCCATGATCGAGATCCGTGCCAAAGTCGCTGAGACCTATGGCGTGGAAAACATTCGCAACATGGGAGACTCTTTTGTCTTCCTGGTCGGAATGCTCGAAAAGCTGGGCGATCCCAAAGTTCGCATGATGATCGAAGGCGCTGCCAATGCCTTCTCCGAACTGGATCTGACCACGGTCAAACCCACCGGGCCTCTGGGCATGGTCGGCGGCATGGCATCCAAAGACGCCAAGCGTGGCCTGGGCATTATGCTCGAAATGACCAAGACCCTCGGAAAAATTGGCCTGGAAGTCCCCAAAGTGGACGCTCTGGCCAATCAGAAAGCCGCAGCCAAAGCTGCCGCCAAATAG
- a CDS encoding FAD-dependent oxidoreductase — MSHKIILIGADQPALDAVLSYKRTTPDATATVLYPECNPLAEFSCVTLDSFMGNGIDFPENLRACAIAPEDKTVMVRDNFTGEESHLEYDTLIFATGSAPAPLDVPGSFLSGIRRVGDYNDATRLTAAEGTNVVIGDGLNLLLAIARLLDDAVGTIEVIPSSIPQACKPLGDAMTAMVLHHLTQKGVIIHTGETLKAIEGTNRANRVLTDKRTIEAARIINATSNIPVTCMVKDAGLDLDTTGHILVDDNLKAADSIYACGGCASFISPACAKPIPGASVKSTEPRQSRTLAASLAGTSQPFHAPVCAYSIPMGDMTVAGAGLSMEGAKECGFTPMSAMVVQFDRAHFMPEASLMTLELVFDAQTRRVVGIQGLGQSGDALAGRISAVSALLASHPTVEDIANLEVAYSPPFASAMDILNTAGNVAENILSGSNEGIDPLEFDTLWQNRESNEYFFLDCREFGNAEPFLERHPLHWNTIPQGEIARRVAEVPRDKKVILICNSGARSYEAQVCLKAAGIEDVVNVDGGMVAIKQSGVEI; from the coding sequence ATGTCCCACAAGATTATCCTCATAGGAGCGGACCAGCCCGCGCTTGACGCAGTGCTTTCCTACAAACGCACCACACCGGACGCTACGGCAACCGTCCTCTACCCGGAGTGCAATCCCCTGGCAGAATTTTCGTGCGTGACGCTCGATAGCTTCATGGGGAACGGAATCGACTTTCCCGAGAACCTTCGCGCCTGTGCCATAGCCCCTGAAGACAAAACCGTCATGGTCCGAGACAACTTCACTGGCGAGGAATCTCATCTGGAATATGACACACTCATTTTCGCCACAGGTTCCGCCCCGGCTCCCCTTGATGTCCCTGGCAGTTTTCTCAGCGGGATTCGTCGAGTGGGAGACTATAACGATGCGACACGGCTGACAGCTGCCGAAGGAACCAACGTGGTTATTGGGGATGGCCTGAATCTGCTTCTCGCCATTGCGCGATTATTGGATGATGCGGTCGGCACCATAGAAGTCATTCCATCATCCATTCCGCAAGCCTGCAAGCCTTTGGGCGACGCCATGACCGCCATGGTCCTGCATCATCTGACCCAAAAAGGTGTCATCATACACACCGGGGAAACCCTCAAGGCAATAGAAGGAACGAACCGGGCAAACCGTGTGTTGACCGACAAAAGAACCATTGAAGCCGCACGAATCATCAATGCGACATCCAATATTCCTGTCACCTGTATGGTTAAGGACGCGGGGCTCGACCTCGACACAACCGGCCATATTCTGGTGGACGATAACCTCAAGGCAGCCGATTCCATCTATGCCTGTGGCGGCTGTGCCTCTTTTATCAGCCCGGCCTGCGCCAAACCTATTCCCGGAGCCTCTGTCAAATCGACGGAACCAAGGCAGTCCCGCACCCTGGCAGCATCTTTGGCGGGCACGTCACAGCCCTTCCACGCGCCTGTCTGTGCTTACTCTATCCCGATGGGTGATATGACCGTCGCTGGCGCGGGGCTTTCCATGGAAGGCGCAAAAGAATGCGGGTTCACCCCCATGTCTGCCATGGTTGTTCAGTTTGACCGGGCCCATTTCATGCCCGAAGCGAGTCTGATGACTCTGGAACTGGTTTTTGATGCCCAAACCCGCCGCGTCGTCGGCATCCAGGGACTCGGGCAGTCAGGCGACGCCCTTGCCGGACGCATCAGCGCTGTTTCCGCCCTGCTCGCTTCACACCCCACAGTGGAAGATATAGCCAATCTTGAAGTCGCATATTCGCCTCCATTCGCTTCAGCCATGGACATCCTGAATACCGCAGGCAACGTGGCCGAGAACATCCTGTCCGGTTCCAACGAGGGCATCGACCCTCTCGAATTCGACACTCTTTGGCAAAACCGAGAATCCAACGAATATTTTTTTCTGGACTGCCGCGAATTCGGCAATGCGGAACCCTTCCTGGAGCGGCACCCGCTGCACTGGAACACCATTCCGCAGGGTGAGATAGCCCGCCGTGTAGCCGAGGTTCCAAGAGATAAAAAAGTCATCCTCATCTGCAACAGCGGTGCTCGCTCATACGAGGCTCAGGTGTGCCTCAAGGCTGCCGGAATAGAGGATGTCGTCAATGTTGACGGCGGTATGGTCGCCATCAAGCAATCCGGGGTCGAGATCTAA